One Candidatus Hydrogenedentota bacterium genomic region harbors:
- a CDS encoding hemolysin III family protein: MSSSVKHKEYSIVEEVLNSATHGVGVALSIAGMVWLIIRAVRWGDGLSIVSAIVFGLSLLALYLASTLYNAIPCINAKRVLRVFDHCAIYLLIAGTYTPFLLVSMRDAPGWGWTLFGVLWGIACVGCGFKAFFTGRFDRVSTAMYIAMGWIVLIAIKPAITYIPLGALIMMAIGGLAYTFGVFFYVYNRIPFNHAIWHCFVMAGSAIHFFAVIIYVLGAPLA, encoded by the coding sequence ATGAGCAGCTCTGTAAAACATAAAGAATACTCCATCGTAGAAGAGGTTTTGAACAGCGCCACCCACGGCGTAGGCGTCGCATTAAGCATTGCAGGCATGGTTTGGTTGATCATACGGGCGGTGCGCTGGGGCGACGGACTCAGCATCGTCTCTGCCATCGTCTTTGGGCTCTCCTTACTAGCCCTCTATTTGGCGTCCACACTCTATAACGCCATCCCCTGCATCAACGCCAAGCGTGTTTTACGCGTTTTCGATCACTGCGCCATCTACCTGCTCATTGCGGGCACCTACACCCCCTTCTTGCTGGTGTCCATGCGCGACGCACCGGGCTGGGGCTGGACGCTCTTCGGCGTGCTATGGGGCATCGCCTGCGTAGGCTGCGGCTTCAAGGCTTTTTTCACAGGACGCTTTGACCGCGTTTCTACAGCCATGTACATTGCCATGGGCTGGATCGTGCTCATCGCTATTAAGCCTGCCATCACCTACATCCCCCTGGGCGCGCTCATCATGATGGCCATAGGCGGGCTTGCCTACACCTTCGGCGTCTTCTTTTACGTCTATAATCGCATTCCTTTCAATCACGCGATCTGGCATTGTTTTGTCATGGCAGGCAGCGCCATCCATTTCTTTGCCGTAATCATTTATGTCCTCGGCGCTCCTTTAGCATGA
- a CDS encoding MoxR family ATPase, giving the protein MDSDKLASIQRIIENIEQVVFGKREEVKLCVVALLARGHLLIEDVPGVGKTTLAQSLAKAVDCSFIRIQFTSDMLPSDILGVSILNPKTNDFEYRQGPIFANVILADEINRTPPKTQSALLEAMSEYTVSVDGITHTLPSPFMVIATQNPIEYEGTYVLPESQMDRFLLRVEIGYPPEADERRIMRRHDPLKAIAALKPVISVEELNALQEEVGKITVEESVERYILDIVRATREHEQVRLGASPRGAQALFEASQARAMIEGRDFVIPDDVKELAAPALSHRLLVKSRGADLAAAGLERVRVIRDIVNNTKVPL; this is encoded by the coding sequence ATGGATTCTGACAAATTAGCAAGTATCCAACGTATCATTGAGAATATTGAACAAGTGGTATTCGGTAAGCGTGAAGAAGTGAAACTCTGTGTAGTTGCACTGCTTGCACGGGGACATTTGCTCATTGAAGACGTGCCGGGAGTGGGGAAGACCACCTTGGCGCAGAGTTTAGCAAAAGCGGTGGACTGTTCCTTCATTAGGATACAGTTTACCAGCGACATGCTGCCTTCCGACATTCTGGGCGTGTCCATTTTAAATCCGAAGACCAACGATTTTGAATATAGGCAGGGTCCTATTTTCGCCAACGTTATCCTTGCCGATGAAATTAATCGGACACCGCCGAAAACGCAAAGTGCCTTACTGGAGGCGATGAGCGAATACACAGTTTCCGTGGACGGGATTACCCACACCCTGCCCAGTCCCTTTATGGTGATTGCTACGCAAAACCCCATCGAATATGAAGGCACCTATGTGTTGCCGGAATCGCAAATGGATCGCTTCCTGCTGCGCGTAGAGATTGGTTATCCCCCCGAAGCGGATGAACGGCGCATTATGCGGCGCCACGATCCGCTAAAAGCCATTGCCGCTTTGAAGCCGGTTATTTCCGTGGAAGAATTGAATGCCCTGCAGGAAGAGGTGGGCAAGATTACGGTGGAAGAGTCGGTAGAGCGTTATATCCTTGATATCGTCCGCGCCACTCGTGAACACGAGCAGGTGCGGTTGGGGGCGAGTCCCCGCGGCGCGCAGGCCTTGTTCGAAGCGAGCCAAGCGCGGGCTATGATTGAAGGGCGCGACTTTGTCATTCCTGATGATGTAAAAGAACTTGCTGCGCCTGCCTTATCCCATCGTTTATTGGTAAAATCACGGGGCGCTGACTTGGCTGCTGCCGGGCTGGAACGTGTCCGTGTGATTCGTGACATTGTCAATAATACGAAGGTGCCGCTTTGA
- a CDS encoding DUF3488 domain-containing transglutaminase family protein: protein MRRQVHINLWISTAALVFAGYMALGSVALYGTAPLFVPLILLPLAPLGALIDRHFPLWRLLSGSIVIAYLLFLPLSLLWFGLMDAVILLIVFIQAHLIMNKKSVRAYYELFLMTFFLLLAAVVQDPESMVAIALLLYVISAVWSFISLQIYAELAGKEKLTVPEMQSLDKDAAPVKPGNVFDFGLYLSIMILSVLAVFLTVAIFLFTPRVEAGWLGGRGATQALTGLSDRMQLSGSTTISENPSVVMFVQFPDEPHGVLTPESLLYWRVTTMPRFTKDEWFRRGLRNHYEPAVNLALGQSGRGWGASYQETKRPQRPHSRSIRQTIYMDNVPTQGIPCLELPYGIRLLGESPYTRVLWDIGEDFTLTLETRGSRSIQYEVVSDVVSPTREELLATPHDYGFMVREEYDLLTHQELLPETRALAESLTEEAALPYAKVKLLEEWLSSPAFVYSLSVPPIPEEHGIDAFINTIRTGHCEFYASALALMARSLGIPTRVVSGFRGGEYSSGDEAYLIRASMAHLWMEALFKDIGWVRFDPSPRSDVVPSGLEMVRMAWSSYVLRGKMFWFQQVIGFRGGLRLDQLLKFRPWQWWARSAQPVSHDEKAVEEVVLNESVPYWELIYHPAVQALLFLLIFSNGLWLGNRYWKRQRSTFRLSRDQRRIRKSYLLFLKQAAALGVACDNKSAAEVWAQLKEMPLSDAAGVQAFLDAYYQVRFGGRPLDLDRQKRCSRLMKDLRLKPKREG from the coding sequence ATGCGTAGGCAAGTTCATATTAATTTGTGGATTTCTACCGCCGCCCTTGTCTTTGCTGGCTATATGGCGCTCGGATCGGTAGCACTCTACGGGACGGCGCCGTTGTTTGTGCCCTTGATCCTGCTGCCTCTCGCACCGTTGGGCGCATTGATCGACAGGCATTTCCCATTGTGGCGTTTGCTGAGCGGAAGCATTGTAATTGCCTATTTGCTTTTCTTGCCTCTTTCTTTGTTGTGGTTCGGCCTGATGGACGCCGTCATTTTGTTGATTGTATTTATTCAGGCGCACCTGATCATGAACAAAAAAAGCGTGCGTGCCTATTATGAACTCTTTTTGATGACCTTTTTCCTGCTCCTCGCCGCCGTTGTTCAAGACCCTGAATCTATGGTTGCCATTGCTTTGCTGCTCTACGTAATCAGCGCCGTCTGGTCTTTTATTTCCTTACAGATTTATGCAGAGCTGGCAGGCAAAGAGAAGTTGACCGTTCCGGAAATGCAGTCTTTGGATAAGGACGCGGCGCCTGTCAAACCGGGCAATGTCTTCGACTTCGGTCTATACCTTTCCATCATGATCCTTTCTGTGCTTGCGGTGTTTCTGACCGTTGCCATCTTCCTATTTACGCCGCGCGTGGAGGCGGGCTGGCTCGGCGGCAGGGGGGCGACCCAAGCGCTTACGGGACTTTCCGATCGTATGCAATTATCCGGGTCAACGACGATCAGCGAAAATCCCAGTGTCGTTATGTTCGTCCAATTCCCTGACGAGCCCCACGGCGTACTGACGCCAGAAAGTCTCCTATATTGGCGTGTAACCACCATGCCGCGCTTTACCAAGGATGAATGGTTTCGTCGAGGATTGCGCAATCATTATGAACCGGCGGTGAATCTTGCCTTAGGTCAATCAGGGCGCGGATGGGGCGCAAGCTATCAGGAAACAAAACGGCCGCAGCGGCCTCACTCACGAAGTATCCGCCAAACCATCTACATGGACAACGTGCCTACCCAAGGGATTCCCTGTTTGGAATTGCCCTATGGCATTCGCCTCCTCGGAGAATCGCCTTACACCCGCGTGCTCTGGGATATCGGCGAGGATTTTACGCTGACCTTGGAGACCCGGGGTTCGCGGAGCATTCAGTATGAGGTCGTGTCCGATGTGGTGTCGCCTACGCGCGAGGAGCTGTTGGCAACACCCCACGATTATGGATTTATGGTGCGGGAAGAATATGATCTGCTCACCCATCAAGAATTGCTTCCCGAGACGCGCGCTTTGGCAGAATCGCTCACGGAAGAAGCGGCCTTGCCTTATGCCAAAGTTAAGCTGCTCGAGGAATGGCTGAGCAGCCCCGCCTTTGTCTATTCCTTGTCTGTGCCGCCCATTCCCGAAGAACACGGAATCGATGCTTTTATCAACACCATACGGACGGGGCATTGTGAGTTCTATGCGTCGGCGCTGGCGTTGATGGCGCGGTCGCTGGGTATTCCCACCCGTGTTGTGAGCGGCTTCAGAGGCGGCGAATACAGCTCCGGCGATGAGGCGTATTTGATCCGTGCGAGCATGGCGCATTTGTGGATGGAGGCGCTGTTTAAAGACATTGGCTGGGTACGTTTTGATCCTTCGCCGCGCTCTGATGTGGTGCCCTCAGGGTTGGAAATGGTGCGCATGGCATGGTCATCCTATGTGCTGCGCGGCAAAATGTTTTGGTTTCAACAGGTCATCGGCTTTCGCGGCGGCTTGCGCCTGGATCAGCTCCTGAAGTTTCGTCCATGGCAGTGGTGGGCTCGGTCAGCGCAACCGGTGTCCCACGACGAAAAGGCAGTAGAAGAGGTTGTCTTGAACGAGAGCGTCCCTTATTGGGAACTTATTTATCATCCTGCTGTTCAAGCGCTATTATTCCTACTGATCTTTTCTAATGGTCTGTGGCTGGGCAATCGCTATTGGAAAAGACAGCGAAGCACTTTCCGCTTATCGCGGGATCAGCGCCGGATACGCAAATCCTATCTTCTCTTTTTGAAACAGGCTGCCGCCCTCGGGGTGGCGTGTGACAACAAAAGCGCGGCTGAGGTGTGGGCACAACTAAAAGAGATGCCCTTGTCCGATGCTGCAGGTGTGCAAGCGTTTTTAGACGCCTATTACCAAGTGCGTTTTGGAGGGAGACCGCTGGATCTTGATCGGCAAAAGCGTTGCAGCCGCCTGATGAAAGACTTGCGGCTGAAGCCTAAAAGAGAGGGGTGA
- a CDS encoding DUF58 domain-containing protein, which yields MSIRSPFRKMVRGRLTRAGWIIVIILLLLLVSAWNTGENLLYIVFGCLLGMLFLSFIAGRRSLKKVSVQREVPYAVYREEPFSCMLQIKNHKRFIPAISVRIEQEHGSVAYVLRIPARHQITVSLQSTMRRRGIFKMPSCELITRFPFGFLELRRRYSDALEVMVYPKIRPARLPALESSEGIQPLLARVNGDGDEFFSLRDYIRGDDLRLIVWRVSARMGKWMVREMGMGNARIITFVLDTRKGAEAADEATFEEMIDMTASLMITLLKRQYSVGLYTPDHVVPCGKGTAQEQYLLDCLTGVNPVDGAAWQDFDQRVQRLKSDGMRLILVSADTAAWGYEDTDMGLQVLDPGNVIYA from the coding sequence TTGAGCATACGTTCTCCTTTTCGCAAGATGGTACGTGGTCGTCTTACCCGCGCCGGGTGGATTATCGTGATTATTTTGCTGCTCTTGCTCGTATCCGCGTGGAATACGGGCGAAAATCTCTTGTACATCGTGTTTGGTTGTCTTTTAGGCATGTTATTTCTATCCTTTATCGCCGGTCGCCGCAGCTTAAAAAAAGTATCGGTTCAACGGGAAGTGCCGTATGCGGTCTATCGGGAAGAGCCTTTTTCCTGCATGCTGCAAATCAAAAACCACAAGCGCTTTATTCCTGCTATTTCGGTGCGAATCGAACAGGAGCATGGGAGCGTTGCTTATGTGCTGCGCATTCCTGCACGGCACCAGATCACGGTGTCGCTGCAAAGCACCATGCGCCGCCGAGGCATTTTTAAGATGCCGTCCTGTGAGTTAATTACCCGATTTCCATTCGGCTTTCTGGAGCTGCGTCGCCGGTACAGCGATGCTTTGGAAGTGATGGTCTACCCGAAAATACGACCTGCGCGGCTGCCTGCTTTAGAGTCTAGTGAGGGTATACAGCCGCTGCTGGCGCGCGTCAACGGCGACGGCGACGAATTCTTCTCTTTACGTGATTATATACGGGGCGATGATCTGCGTTTGATTGTGTGGCGTGTCAGTGCGCGCATGGGCAAATGGATGGTTCGTGAAATGGGGATGGGCAATGCCCGGATCATCACCTTTGTATTGGATACGCGGAAGGGAGCGGAAGCGGCTGACGAAGCTACCTTTGAAGAGATGATCGACATGACTGCGTCCTTGATGATCACCTTGCTCAAGCGTCAATACAGCGTAGGATTATATACGCCCGATCATGTTGTGCCCTGTGGAAAAGGAACGGCTCAAGAACAATATCTGCTCGATTGTCTCACAGGCGTCAATCCCGTTGACGGTGCGGCATGGCAGGATTTCGATCAGCGTGTGCAGCGGCTGAAATCAGACGGTATGCGCCTAATCTTGGTCTCTGCCGATACGGCGGCATGGGGCTATGAAGATACCGACATGGGCTTGCAAGTGTTGGATCCCGGAAATGTTATCTATGCGTAG